The nucleotide window AAAAGATTATTTGGAAAGAATTGATGAAATGGTAGAGAGAAAGAGAATGTACATTGACACAATTTAATATTTATTTTATAATTATTAAAAGTATATGTAAAGACGAGGAAAAGAAATAGTAATTAAATCTCTTGGCTATAGAGAATCGGTGGTGGTGGAAATCCGATGCCAATGTTTAATGAAGACATCTTTGAGTCGATGAGCTGAAACTTAAGTAGGTTCATTCGCTAAATGCGTTATCTATTTTGAGTGAGGAATTACCTAATTAGGGTGGTACCGCGAGATATGGCCTCTCGTCCCTGTAGCAAGGAATGAGAGGCTTTTTTAATTATTAAAGGAGGTTTAGAATATGGGTGAAAAGATGGAAAATTTAAGAAGGACTCATATGTGTGGAAATTTAAGAGTGTCTAATATTGGTGAAGAAGTAGTTTTGATGGGCTGGGTGCAAAAACAGAGAAATTTAGGTTCTCTTATATTTGCAGATTTAAGAGATACAACAGGAATTGCTCAAATAGTATTTGATGATACTTTATCAGAAGAAATATTTAAAAAAGCAGAAAAGATAAGAAGTGAATATGTCATTGCAGTAAAAGGAAAAGTAAGAAAAAGAGAGTCCATAAACAAAGAGATTCCTACAGGAGAAATAGAGGTTTTAGCAAGTGAGTTAAAAATATTAGATGAAGCCGAGACACCACCAATTTATATCAAGGATGATGATGATGTTTCTGAATCTATGAGATTAAAATACAGATATTTAGACTTGAGAAAGCCTTCTATGCAAGAAAATTTGAAGACTAGGCACAAAGTAGCAAAAGTCATAAGAGAATTTCTTGATGAGAACAATTTTGTTGAAATAGAAACTCCAATGCTCACTAAACCTACTCCTGAGGGAGCTAGAGATTATTTAGTTCCAAGCAGAGTAAATCCTGGAGAATTCTATGCACTTCCACAATCACCACAACTTATGAAACAACTTTTAATGGTGTCTGGAATGGATAGATATTATCAGATAGTAAGATGTTTTAGAGATGAGGACTTGAGAGCTAATAGACAGCCAGAATTTACTCAAGTAGATATGGAAATGTCTTTTGTAGATGTAGATGATGTAATTGAGTTAAATGAAAGATTGTTATATAAACTTTTTAAAGAAATAAAAGGTATGGAAATAGAATTGCCAATAAAAAGAATGACATATGATGAGGCAATGGAGAGATTTGGTTCAGATAAGCCAGATTTAAGATTTGGATTTGAACTTGTAAACATAAGTGATATAGTAGCAAATTCAAGTTTTAAAGTTTTTAGTGAAACTATTTCAAATAATGGAGAAGTCAGAGGAATAAATATAAATGGCTATGGAGATAAATTTTCAAGAAAAGATATTTCAAAACTAGAAGAGTATGTAAAAACTTTTGGAGCTAAAGGCCTAGCTTGGATAAAGATAACAAATGAAGGAATTACCTCTCCTATAGCTAAATTTTTGGGGGAAGAAGAATTAAGTGAAATAATTAAAAAGATAAATGGAAAAGAAAATGATTTGCTATTGTTTGTTGCAGATAAACCTAGCGTAGTATTTGATAGTCTTGGAAATTTGAGAATTGAAGTCGCAAAAAAACTTGATATAATAGATAAAAATGACTTAAAACTTCTATGGATAACAGAATTTCCATTGTTTGAATATGATGAAGAAGAAGGAAGATATGTGGCTAAACACCATCCTTTTACCCATCCAATGGATGAAGATATTGAACTATTAGAGACAGAACCTGAAAAAGTAAGAGCTAAAGCTTATGATATAGTTATCAATGGGGATGAAATGGGTGGAGGAAGTATAAGAATTAATAATAGAGAATTGCAAGAGAGAATGTTTAAAGCACTAGGATTCACTATGGAAGAAGCTTGGGATAAATTTGGGTTTTTACTTGAAGCTTTTAAATATGGAACACCTCCTCATGGCGGATTGGCATATGGTTTTGATAGGCTAATCATGTTATTGACAAATAATGACAATATCAGAGATGTAATAGCATTTCCTAAAACTCAAAGTGCAACATGTCTTTTAACTAATGCACCAACAGCTGTGAGTCCTGAACAACTTAAAGAAGTTCATGTGAAGTTGGATATGAAAGAATAAATGCCAGGGCTTCTTGCCCTGGATATTACTAATTTGAAGGTGATACACAAATGGATAATCCTTTTATGAGAACAGAATTATTGTTAGGTAGTAAAGCTATGAGTAAACTAAGAGAATCAAGGGTATGTATATTTGGTATAGGAGGAGTAGGTTCTTTTGCTGCTGAAGCACTAGTACGTTCAGGAATTGGAAGTATTGTTTTAGTTGATTATGATACAATAGATATTACCAATATAAATAGACAAATTCATGCAAATTTTAATACAATAGGAAGAACTAAGGTAGAGGTTATGAAGGAAAGAATATTAGACATAAATCCTTCAATAGACATAGAAATTTATAATGTACGATTGGAAAAATCCAACATAGACGAACTAGTATCTGAAAGGTATGATTATGTAGTGGATGCTATAGATACAGTATCTTCAAAATTGGATTTAATAGAGAAATGTAAAAATTTAAGTATACCAATTATAAGCTGTATGGGTGCTGGGAATAAATTGAACCCTACTAGTTTTAAAGTAGGAGATATTTATAGCACTAGTGTATGTCCTTTGGCTAAAGTAATGAGATATGAACTTAGAAAAAGAGGGATAGGAGATTTAAAGGTAGTTTGGTCAGATGAAAAACCTATTAAAACCAATATAGAGGAAAAGGATCGTAGGAAATCAAGTCCAGGGAGTGTTTCATTTGTCCCATCTGTAGCAGGTCTTATTATTGCTTCAGAAGTAGTTAAAGATTTAATTGATAAGGAGGTTAATGATGGAACAAGTAGGTTTGGTTACTAAAATTGACGGCAATATGGCTCAAGTAGAAGTAAAAAGAATGTCAGCCTGTGGTCATAATTGTGAGAATTGTTCAGGTTCATGTAATTCTCCTAGTGTTAAAGTTTATATACCTAATACTTTGAATGTTAAAGAAGGAGATTATGTAGAGATAAAAACGAAAACAAAAAGTGTGCTAAAGTACACAATTTTAATATATATGATTCCGTTTGTTATGTTG belongs to Sporanaerobacter acetigenes DSM 13106 and includes:
- the aspS gene encoding aspartate--tRNA ligase; protein product: MGEKMENLRRTHMCGNLRVSNIGEEVVLMGWVQKQRNLGSLIFADLRDTTGIAQIVFDDTLSEEIFKKAEKIRSEYVIAVKGKVRKRESINKEIPTGEIEVLASELKILDEAETPPIYIKDDDDVSESMRLKYRYLDLRKPSMQENLKTRHKVAKVIREFLDENNFVEIETPMLTKPTPEGARDYLVPSRVNPGEFYALPQSPQLMKQLLMVSGMDRYYQIVRCFRDEDLRANRQPEFTQVDMEMSFVDVDDVIELNERLLYKLFKEIKGMEIELPIKRMTYDEAMERFGSDKPDLRFGFELVNISDIVANSSFKVFSETISNNGEVRGININGYGDKFSRKDISKLEEYVKTFGAKGLAWIKITNEGITSPIAKFLGEEELSEIIKKINGKENDLLLFVADKPSVVFDSLGNLRIEVAKKLDIIDKNDLKLLWITEFPLFEYDEEEGRYVAKHHPFTHPMDEDIELLETEPEKVRAKAYDIVINGDEMGGGSIRINNRELQERMFKALGFTMEEAWDKFGFLLEAFKYGTPPHGGLAYGFDRLIMLLTNNDNIRDVIAFPKTQSATCLLTNAPTAVSPEQLKEVHVKLDMKE
- a CDS encoding tRNA threonylcarbamoyladenosine dehydratase, coding for MDNPFMRTELLLGSKAMSKLRESRVCIFGIGGVGSFAAEALVRSGIGSIVLVDYDTIDITNINRQIHANFNTIGRTKVEVMKERILDINPSIDIEIYNVRLEKSNIDELVSERYDYVVDAIDTVSSKLDLIEKCKNLSIPIISCMGAGNKLNPTSFKVGDIYSTSVCPLAKVMRYELRKRGIGDLKVVWSDEKPIKTNIEEKDRRKSSPGSVSFVPSVAGLIIASEVVKDLIDKEVNDGTSRFGY
- a CDS encoding SoxR reducing system RseC family protein, which produces MEQVGLVTKIDGNMAQVEVKRMSACGHNCENCSGSCNSPSVKVYIPNTLNVKEGDYVEIKTKTKSVLKYTILIYMIPFVMLILGIVLGMYVFKSIGIKSYENFSFLLGLIFLTIAYIILKRIDKKVEKDGELAFEMTRKI